Proteins from one Enterobacter bugandensis genomic window:
- the gpmA gene encoding 2,3-diphosphoglycerate-dependent phosphoglycerate mutase has protein sequence MAITKLVLVRHGESQWNNENRFTGWYDVDLSEKGVSEAKAAGKLLKEEGFSFDFAYTSVLKRAIHTLWNVLDELDQAWLPVEKSWKLNERHYGALQGLNKAETAEKYGDEQVKQWRRGFAVTPPELTKDDERYPGHDPRYAKLTDAELPTTESLALTIDRVVPYWNETILPRLKSGERVIIAAHGNSLRALVKYLDNMGEDEILELNIPTGVPLVYEFDENFKPIKHYYLGNADEIAAKAAAVANQGKAK, from the coding sequence ATGGCTATTACTAAGCTGGTCCTGGTGCGTCACGGCGAAAGCCAGTGGAACAACGAAAACCGCTTTACCGGTTGGTACGACGTTGATCTGTCCGAGAAAGGCGTAAGCGAAGCAAAAGCAGCAGGTAAACTGCTGAAGGAAGAAGGCTTCAGCTTTGATTTTGCTTACACCTCTGTGCTGAAACGTGCCATCCACACCCTGTGGAACGTGCTGGACGAACTGGATCAGGCCTGGCTGCCGGTTGAGAAATCCTGGAAACTGAACGAGCGTCACTACGGTGCGCTGCAGGGTCTGAACAAAGCGGAAACCGCTGAGAAATACGGTGACGAGCAGGTTAAACAGTGGCGTCGCGGCTTCGCGGTCACCCCACCAGAGCTGACCAAAGATGACGAGCGCTATCCGGGCCACGACCCGCGCTACGCGAAACTGACCGACGCTGAGCTGCCAACCACCGAGAGCCTGGCGCTGACCATCGACCGCGTTGTGCCTTACTGGAACGAAACCATTCTGCCACGCCTGAAAAGCGGTGAGCGCGTGATCATCGCTGCTCACGGTAACTCCCTGCGCGCGCTGGTGAAATATCTGGACAACATGGGCGAAGACGAGATCCTCGAACTGAACATCCCAACTGGCGTACCGCTGGTATATGAGTTCGACGAAAACTTTAAGCCAATCAAACATTACTACCTGGGTAACGCGGACGAGATCGCAGCGAAAGCAGCGGCTGTCGCGAACCAGGGTAAAGCGAAGTAA
- the galK gene encoding galactokinase — translation MSLKDKTQSLFAEKFGYPATHVIQAPGRVNLIGEHTDYNDGFVLPCAIDYQTVISCAKRDDRKVRVIAADYGNETDEFSLDAPIVTHDSQQWSNYVRGVVKHLQKRNKNFGGADLVISGNVPQGAGLSSSASLEVAVGTVFQQLYHLPLDGAQIALNGQEAENQFVGCNCGIMDQLISALGKKEHALLIDCRSLGTKAVPLPKGAAVVIINSNFKRTLVGSEYNTRREQCETGARFFQQPALRDVTLDEFNKVAHELDPVVARRVRHVLTENARTVEAASALAKGDLKRMGELMAESHASMRDDFEITVPQIDTLVDIVKAVIGDKGGVRMTGGGFGGCIVALVPEELVPAVQDAVAKQYEAQTGIKETFYVCKASQGAGQC, via the coding sequence ATGAGTCTGAAAGATAAAACACAATCCCTGTTTGCTGAGAAATTTGGCTACCCTGCCACCCACGTAATTCAGGCGCCTGGTCGCGTCAACCTGATCGGCGAGCACACCGACTACAACGACGGCTTCGTGCTGCCGTGCGCCATCGATTACCAGACGGTTATCAGCTGTGCGAAGCGCGACGACCGTAAAGTCCGCGTCATTGCGGCGGATTACGGTAATGAGACGGACGAGTTTTCCCTTGATGCCCCGATTGTGACGCACGACAGCCAGCAGTGGTCTAACTACGTGCGCGGCGTGGTGAAGCATCTGCAGAAGCGCAACAAGAACTTCGGCGGCGCCGATTTAGTCATCAGCGGCAACGTGCCGCAGGGTGCGGGCTTAAGCTCGTCGGCCTCGCTCGAAGTGGCCGTGGGAACCGTCTTCCAGCAGCTGTATCATCTGCCGCTGGACGGGGCGCAAATTGCCCTGAACGGTCAGGAAGCGGAAAACCAGTTCGTGGGCTGCAACTGCGGCATCATGGACCAGCTGATCTCCGCGCTGGGCAAAAAAGAGCATGCGCTGCTGATCGACTGCCGCTCGCTTGGTACCAAAGCCGTTCCCCTGCCAAAAGGCGCGGCCGTCGTGATTATCAACAGTAACTTTAAACGCACGCTGGTGGGCAGCGAGTACAACACACGCCGCGAACAGTGTGAAACCGGCGCGCGCTTTTTCCAGCAGCCTGCCCTGCGCGACGTGACGCTCGATGAATTTAACAAAGTGGCGCACGAGCTGGATCCTGTCGTCGCCAGACGCGTGCGTCACGTGCTGACCGAAAATGCCCGTACCGTTGAAGCCGCCTCCGCGCTGGCGAAAGGTGACCTGAAGCGCATGGGTGAGCTGATGGCGGAATCTCACGCCTCCATGCGCGATGATTTTGAAATCACCGTGCCGCAGATCGACACCCTGGTGGACATCGTCAAAGCGGTTATTGGCGATAAAGGCGGCGTGCGCATGACGGGCGGCGGCTTTGGCGGCTGCATCGTCGCGCTGGTGCCGGAAGAGCTGGTCCCTGCCGTCCAGGACGCCGTGGCGAAGCAGTACGAAGCGCAAACGGGCATCAAAGAAACGTTCTATGTATGTAAAGCATCACAAGGAGCCGGACAGTGCTAA
- the galM gene encoding galactose-1-epimerase, which yields MLNETPTLAPDGLPYRLLTLRNSAGMVVTLMDWGATLLSARVPMPDGSVRETLLGCASPEQYVNQSAYLGASVGRYANRIAKSRFELDGVQYPLLPSQGENQLHGGPDGFDKRRWKIVRQNDGEVLFSLDSLDGDQGFPGNLTASARFTLTDDNRIAIEYRATVDKPCPVNLTNHAYFNLDGNQCDVRNHKLQILADAYLPVDEMGIPYQGLKEVSGTSFDFRSAKVIAQDFLSDDDQRKVKGYDHAFLLHAKGDVKQPAAQVWSSDEKLQMTVYTTAPALQFYSGNYLGGTTAREHNEYSDWQGLALESEFLPDSPNHQEWPQPDCVLRPGEEYISVTEYHFIPK from the coding sequence GTGCTAAACGAAACACCTACCCTCGCACCGGATGGTCTGCCGTATCGCCTGTTAACCCTGCGCAACAGCGCGGGGATGGTGGTTACGCTGATGGACTGGGGTGCGACCCTGCTTTCTGCCCGCGTACCGATGCCGGACGGCAGCGTGCGCGAAACCCTGCTGGGCTGCGCCTCACCCGAGCAGTACGTTAATCAGTCTGCCTATCTGGGCGCGTCCGTCGGGCGCTATGCCAACCGCATCGCGAAAAGCCGTTTTGAGCTCGACGGCGTGCAGTACCCGCTGCTGCCAAGCCAGGGCGAGAACCAGCTTCACGGCGGTCCGGACGGATTTGATAAACGCCGCTGGAAAATTGTTCGTCAAAACGACGGCGAAGTGCTGTTCTCGCTGGATTCGCTTGATGGCGATCAGGGCTTCCCGGGGAACCTTACCGCGTCCGCGCGCTTTACGCTGACGGACGACAACCGTATCGCCATTGAATACCGTGCGACGGTCGACAAGCCGTGTCCGGTTAACCTGACTAACCATGCCTACTTCAATCTCGACGGCAACCAGTGCGACGTGCGTAACCACAAGCTGCAGATCCTGGCGGACGCGTATCTGCCGGTTGACGAGATGGGCATTCCGTATCAGGGCCTGAAAGAGGTGAGCGGGACCAGCTTTGACTTCCGCAGCGCGAAAGTTATCGCCCAGGATTTCCTGAGCGATGACGATCAGCGCAAGGTGAAAGGCTACGATCACGCGTTCCTGCTGCACGCCAAAGGTGATGTGAAGCAGCCTGCCGCACAGGTCTGGTCCAGCGATGAGAAACTGCAGATGACGGTGTATACCACCGCCCCTGCCCTGCAATTCTACTCGGGCAACTACCTCGGCGGCACTACGGCGCGCGAACACAATGAGTACAGCGACTGGCAAGGACTTGCGCTTGAGAGCGAGTTCCTGCCGGACAGCCCCAATCATCAGGAATGGCCGCAGCCGGACTGCGTGCTGCGCCCCGGTGAAGAGTACATTAGCGTGACGGAATACCATTTTATTCCGAAATGA